A window of Pantoea agglomerans contains these coding sequences:
- the metH gene encoding methionine synthase — protein sequence MVLDGGMGTMIQSYRLDEHDFRGSRFRDWPCDLKGNNDLLVLSKPEVIREIHNAYLEAGADILETNTFNATTIAMADYQMEGLSAEINLEAARLARACCDEWTAKTPDRPRYVAGVLGPTNRTCSISPDVNDPAYRNVTFNQLVEAYRESTRALVEGGADLIMIETVFDTLNAKAAVFAVQTEMEALGVRLPLMISGTITDASGRTLSGQTTEAFYNSLRHAEPLSFGLNCALGPDELRQYVAEMSRIAECYVTAHPNAGLPNAFGEYDLDASVMADQIGEWARAGFLNIIGGCCGTTPQHIRAMADSVAGVAPRKRPELPVACRLSGLEPLNISSDTLFVNVGERTNVTGSAKFKRLIKEEKYNEALEVALQQVQSGAQVIDINMDEGMLDAEAAMVRFLNLIAGEPDIARVPIMIDSSKWEVIEKGLQCIQGKGIVNSISMKEGEETFIHHARLVRRYGAAMVVMAFDEDGQADTRARKIEICRRAYNILTEQVGFPPEDIIFDPNIFAVATGIDEHNNYAMDFIGACEDIKRELPHAMISGGVSNVSFSFRGNDPVREAIHAVFLYYAIRNGMDMGIVNAGQLAIYDDLPVELREAVEDVILNRRADGTERLLALAEKYRASKGDGTEDKQQAEWRSWDVVKRLEYSLVKGITEFIEQDTEEARQASARPIEVIEGPLMAGMNVVGDLFGEGKMFLPQVVKSARVMKQAVAYLEPYIQASKEAGRSNGKIVLATVKGDVHDIGKNIVGVVLQCNNYEIIDLGVMVPSDKILKTAIEQKADIIGLSGLITPSLDEMVNVAREMERQGFTLPLLIGGATTSKAHTAVKIEQNYSGPTVYVQNASRTVGVVSSLLSPTLKEDFVARTRKEYDTVRIQHARKKPRTPPVSLQAARDNAVHIDWESYTPPVAHRPGVSEISVGIDALRHYIDWTPFFMTWSLAGKYPRILHDEVVGEEAKRLFADANAMLDRLSAHKSLTPRGVVGIFPANRVGDDIEIYRDESRREVIAVSHHLRQQTEKSDFPNYCLADYVAPKGSGKADYLGAFAVTGGLEEDALAEAYDAQHDDYNKIMVKAVADRLAEAFAEYLHERVRKVIWGFAPHENLSNDELIRENYQGIRPAPGYPACPEHTEKAAIWQLLDVEAHTGMKLTESFAMWPGASVSGWYFSHPESRYFAVAQIQRDQVEDYAARKGMTVSEVERWLAPNLGYDAD from the coding sequence ATGGTGCTGGACGGCGGCATGGGCACCATGATCCAGAGCTACAGGCTGGACGAGCACGATTTTCGCGGCAGCCGTTTCCGCGACTGGCCCTGCGATCTCAAAGGCAACAACGATCTGCTGGTGCTCAGCAAGCCTGAGGTGATCCGCGAGATCCACAATGCCTATCTGGAAGCGGGCGCCGATATTCTGGAAACCAACACCTTTAACGCCACCACCATTGCGATGGCGGACTACCAGATGGAAGGGCTGTCGGCGGAGATTAACCTTGAGGCAGCCCGGCTGGCGCGCGCCTGCTGCGACGAATGGACGGCGAAAACGCCCGATCGCCCGCGCTATGTGGCTGGCGTGCTCGGCCCGACCAACCGCACCTGTTCCATCTCGCCGGACGTCAACGATCCCGCTTACCGCAACGTTACCTTTAACCAGCTGGTAGAGGCGTATCGCGAATCGACGCGCGCGCTGGTGGAGGGCGGCGCCGATCTCATCATGATCGAAACGGTGTTCGACACCCTGAACGCCAAAGCGGCGGTTTTTGCGGTGCAGACCGAAATGGAAGCGCTGGGGGTCAGGCTGCCGCTGATGATCTCCGGCACCATTACCGACGCCTCTGGCCGCACGCTATCCGGCCAGACCACCGAGGCCTTTTACAACTCGCTGCGCCACGCTGAACCGCTCTCGTTTGGCCTCAACTGTGCGCTCGGCCCGGACGAGCTGCGCCAGTACGTGGCGGAGATGTCGCGCATTGCCGAATGCTACGTTACCGCCCACCCGAATGCCGGACTGCCCAACGCCTTTGGCGAATACGATCTCGATGCCAGCGTGATGGCGGATCAGATTGGCGAATGGGCGCGCGCCGGTTTCCTCAACATTATCGGCGGCTGCTGCGGCACCACGCCGCAGCACATCAGGGCGATGGCGGACAGCGTCGCCGGGGTGGCACCGCGCAAGCGGCCTGAACTGCCGGTCGCCTGCCGTCTCTCTGGCCTTGAGCCGCTCAATATCAGCAGCGATACGCTGTTCGTTAACGTCGGCGAGCGCACCAACGTCACCGGCTCGGCTAAATTCAAGCGGCTGATTAAAGAAGAGAAGTACAACGAGGCGCTGGAAGTGGCGCTGCAGCAGGTGCAGAGCGGCGCACAGGTTATCGACATCAATATGGATGAGGGGATGCTCGACGCCGAAGCGGCGATGGTGCGCTTCCTCAACCTGATCGCCGGCGAGCCTGATATCGCGCGCGTGCCGATTATGATCGACTCCTCAAAGTGGGAGGTGATTGAAAAGGGCCTGCAGTGCATCCAGGGCAAAGGCATCGTTAACTCTATCTCGATGAAAGAGGGGGAGGAGACCTTTATCCATCATGCGCGCCTGGTGCGCCGCTACGGCGCGGCGATGGTGGTGATGGCCTTTGATGAGGATGGCCAGGCGGATACGCGCGCGCGCAAAATCGAGATTTGCCGCCGCGCCTATAACATTCTGACCGAGCAGGTCGGCTTTCCGCCGGAAGATATTATCTTTGACCCGAATATCTTTGCCGTTGCCACCGGCATCGACGAGCACAACAACTACGCCATGGACTTTATCGGCGCGTGTGAAGATATCAAGCGCGAGCTGCCGCACGCGATGATCTCCGGCGGCGTCTCTAACGTCTCCTTCTCTTTCCGCGGCAACGATCCGGTTCGTGAAGCGATTCACGCCGTGTTTCTCTACTACGCCATCCGCAACGGCATGGATATGGGCATTGTTAACGCCGGTCAGCTGGCGATTTATGACGATCTGCCTGTCGAGCTGCGCGAGGCGGTTGAGGATGTCATTCTTAACCGTCGCGCCGACGGCACCGAGCGCCTGCTGGCGCTGGCGGAGAAGTATCGCGCCAGCAAAGGTGATGGCACCGAGGATAAGCAGCAGGCGGAGTGGCGCAGCTGGGACGTGGTGAAGCGTCTGGAATATTCGCTGGTGAAAGGCATCACCGAATTTATCGAGCAGGACACCGAAGAGGCGCGTCAGGCGTCGGCGCGTCCGATCGAGGTGATTGAGGGGCCGCTGATGGCGGGCATGAACGTCGTGGGCGACCTGTTCGGTGAAGGAAAAATGTTCCTGCCGCAGGTGGTGAAGTCGGCGCGCGTGATGAAGCAGGCGGTGGCTTACCTTGAGCCCTATATTCAGGCCAGCAAAGAGGCGGGCCGCAGCAACGGCAAAATCGTGCTGGCGACGGTGAAGGGCGACGTACACGATATCGGCAAGAATATTGTCGGCGTGGTGCTGCAGTGCAATAACTACGAGATTATCGATCTCGGCGTGATGGTGCCGAGCGATAAGATCCTGAAAACCGCCATCGAACAGAAGGCGGATATTATCGGACTCTCGGGCCTGATTACGCCGTCGCTGGATGAGATGGTCAACGTCGCCAGAGAGATGGAGCGTCAGGGCTTTACGCTGCCGCTGCTGATTGGCGGCGCCACCACCTCGAAGGCGCACACCGCCGTGAAGATCGAGCAGAACTACAGCGGCCCGACGGTGTACGTGCAGAACGCCTCGCGCACCGTGGGCGTCGTGTCGTCACTGCTCTCGCCGACGCTGAAAGAGGATTTTGTGGCGCGTACCCGTAAAGAGTACGACACCGTGCGCATTCAGCACGCGCGTAAAAAGCCGCGCACGCCGCCGGTTTCGCTGCAGGCCGCGCGTGATAACGCGGTCCACATCGACTGGGAAAGCTATACGCCGCCGGTGGCGCATCGTCCCGGCGTCAGCGAGATTTCGGTTGGCATCGACGCGCTGCGTCACTATATCGACTGGACGCCGTTCTTTATGACCTGGTCGCTGGCGGGCAAGTATCCGCGCATTCTGCACGATGAGGTGGTGGGGGAAGAGGCGAAGCGTCTGTTTGCCGACGCCAACGCCATGCTGGACAGGCTTAGCGCGCACAAATCCCTGACGCCGCGCGGCGTGGTGGGCATCTTCCCGGCTAACCGCGTCGGGGACGATATCGAAATTTACCGTGACGAGAGCCGCCGCGAGGTGATTGCCGTTAGCCATCATCTGCGTCAGCAGACCGAGAAAAGCGACTTCCCTAACTACTGTCTGGCCGATTATGTTGCGCCGAAGGGGAGCGGCAAGGCCGATTATCTGGGCGCTTTCGCCGTGACCGGCGGCCTTGAAGAGGACGCGCTGGCGGAGGCGTATGACGCGCAGCACGACGACTACAACAAAATCATGGTGAAAGCGGTGGCCGATCGGCTGGCGGAAGCCTTCGCCGAGTATCTGCACGAGCGGGTGCGTAAGGTAATCTGGGGCTTCGCCCCCCATGAGAACCTGAGCAACGATGAGCTGATCCGCGAAAACTATCAGGGCATTCGCCCCGCGCCGGGTTATCCCGCCTGTCCGGAACATACCGAGAAAGCGGCGATCTGGCAGCTGCTCGATGTGGAAGCCCACACCGGCATGAAACTTACCGAATCCTTCGCCATGTGGCCGGGCGCGTCGGTTTCAGGCTGGTACTTCAGCCATCCTGAGAGTCGCTACTTCGCGGTGGCGCAGATCCAGCGCGATCAGGTTGAGGATTACGCGGCGCGTAAAGGGATGACGGTAAGCGAGGTGGAGCGCTGGCTGGCGCCAAACCTGGGGTATGACGCCGATTAA
- the iclR gene encoding glyoxylate bypass operon transcriptional repressor IclR, producing MATPVPAKRGKKPRGTPAAPPASGQVQSLQRGLHLLELIADSHGSVALTELAQQAGLPNSTTHRLLTTMQQQGFVHQTGDLGLWTIGAHAFVVGSSFLQSRNLLALVHPVLRRLMENSGETVNLAVLDLSDYQAVIIDQVQCTQLMRMSAPIGGKLPMHASGAGKAFLAHLSDEQVTALLHQKGLHHYTPNTLMSPQSLKANLAQVRKGGFAFDDEEHALGLRCVAAPVYDEHGEPFAALSISGPVARMTDDRITELGALVIREARQVTLAYSGR from the coding sequence ATGGCTACGCCCGTTCCCGCTAAACGCGGCAAAAAACCGCGCGGCACACCCGCCGCTCCGCCTGCCAGCGGCCAGGTGCAGTCTCTGCAACGCGGCCTGCATCTGCTGGAGCTGATCGCCGACTCCCACGGCAGCGTAGCGCTGACCGAACTGGCGCAGCAGGCGGGTTTGCCTAACTCCACCACGCACCGTTTATTGACGACGATGCAGCAGCAGGGTTTCGTGCATCAGACCGGCGATCTCGGCCTGTGGACGATCGGCGCGCACGCCTTTGTGGTCGGAAGCAGTTTTTTGCAGAGCCGAAACCTGCTGGCGCTGGTGCATCCCGTGCTGCGCAGGCTGATGGAAAATTCGGGCGAAACGGTCAATCTGGCCGTGCTGGATCTCAGCGATTATCAGGCAGTGATCATCGACCAGGTGCAGTGTACCCAGCTGATGCGCATGTCGGCCCCCATTGGCGGCAAGCTGCCAATGCACGCCTCAGGCGCGGGCAAGGCTTTTCTGGCGCACCTGAGCGATGAGCAGGTCACCGCGCTGCTGCATCAGAAAGGTCTCCATCACTACACGCCCAACACCCTGATGTCGCCGCAGAGCCTGAAGGCTAATCTGGCACAGGTACGCAAAGGCGGTTTCGCCTTTGACGATGAGGAACACGCGCTGGGACTGCGCTGCGTCGCCGCGCCAGTCTACGACGAGCACGGCGAACCCTTTGCCGCCCTGTCGATATCCGGGCCGGTGGCGCGTATGACGGACGATCGCATTACCGAGCTGGGCGCGCTGGTTATCCGTGAGGCGCGTCAGGTGACGCTGGCCTACAGCGGCCGCTAA
- the aceK gene encoding bifunctional isocitrate dehydrogenase kinase/phosphatase, which translates to MPPRESLIAHTILQGFDAQYGRFLDITAGAQQRFEQADWQAVQQAMKTRIHLYDSHVTLVVDQLRILNDAAHWDDRFWLQVKQDYEALLPDYPRAEIAESFFNSVYCRLHGHAHLQPQRLFIFSTQQRAAQPARPLARRYQPQHGWQAMLEQVLADTTLTLPWQDRARDASYILRHLQQHFRLEGGWLEVASELFFRNKTAWIVARLHLPHAIFPCLLPVQRTAQGELWIDTCLTDANDASIVFGFARAYFMVYAPVPAALVAWLQPILPGKTLSERYMAIGCQKHGKTESYRDYLHALAHSDAPFEIAPGVRGMVMLVFTLPGFDRVFKVIRDRFAPQKEVTEAQVRACYQQVKEHDRVGRMADTLEFEQFALPLARIPPALMAEFQSSIATKMHIDGDRLIVRHLWLERRMQPLNLYLAQANAEQRRHAVEEYGNAIKQLAAANIFPGDMLFKNFGMTRHGRVVFYDYDEIRPMDELHFRDVPQARYDEDEMSAEPWYSVGPDDVFPETFRYALCSEAATGALLQQLHPELFEAGWWRAQQQRIRQGHVEETIAWRQAQRFSVRYARELA; encoded by the coding sequence GTGCCACCACGCGAATCCTTAATTGCCCATACCATCCTGCAGGGCTTTGACGCGCAGTATGGTCGCTTTCTTGATATTACCGCTGGCGCGCAGCAGCGCTTTGAACAGGCGGACTGGCAGGCGGTGCAGCAGGCGATGAAAACGCGCATCCACCTCTACGACAGCCACGTCACGCTGGTGGTGGATCAGCTGCGCATACTCAACGATGCGGCCCACTGGGACGACAGGTTCTGGCTACAGGTCAAACAGGATTACGAAGCGCTGCTGCCGGACTATCCGCGCGCGGAAATCGCCGAAAGCTTTTTTAATTCCGTTTACTGTCGTCTGCATGGCCACGCGCACCTACAGCCGCAGCGGCTGTTTATCTTCTCGACCCAGCAGCGCGCCGCGCAGCCTGCACGCCCGCTGGCGCGTCGCTATCAGCCGCAGCACGGCTGGCAGGCGATGCTGGAGCAGGTGCTGGCCGATACCACACTGACGCTGCCCTGGCAGGATCGCGCGCGCGACGCCAGCTATATCCTGCGTCATCTGCAACAGCATTTCAGGCTGGAGGGCGGCTGGCTGGAGGTGGCCAGCGAACTCTTTTTCCGAAACAAAACCGCGTGGATTGTGGCGCGTTTACACCTGCCGCACGCCATTTTTCCCTGTCTGCTGCCGGTTCAGCGTACCGCGCAGGGTGAGCTGTGGATCGATACCTGCCTGACGGATGCGAACGATGCCAGCATCGTGTTCGGCTTCGCCCGCGCTTATTTTATGGTGTACGCGCCGGTGCCCGCGGCGCTGGTGGCGTGGCTACAGCCGATTCTGCCGGGCAAAACGCTCTCTGAGCGCTACATGGCGATTGGCTGTCAGAAGCACGGCAAAACCGAAAGCTACCGCGACTATCTGCATGCGCTGGCGCACAGCGATGCGCCATTTGAAATAGCGCCCGGCGTGCGCGGCATGGTGATGCTGGTCTTTACGCTGCCGGGCTTTGATCGCGTCTTCAAGGTGATTCGCGATCGCTTTGCGCCGCAGAAAGAGGTGACAGAGGCGCAGGTGCGCGCCTGCTATCAGCAGGTCAAAGAGCACGACCGCGTCGGGCGTATGGCGGACACGCTGGAGTTCGAGCAGTTTGCGCTGCCGCTGGCGCGTATTCCGCCCGCGCTGATGGCGGAGTTCCAGTCCAGCATTGCCACAAAGATGCATATCGACGGCGACCGCCTGATTGTCCGCCATCTTTGGCTGGAGCGGCGTATGCAGCCGCTCAACCTCTATCTGGCGCAGGCGAACGCCGAACAACGCCGGCACGCGGTTGAGGAGTATGGCAATGCCATCAAACAGCTGGCGGCGGCCAATATCTTTCCTGGCGATATGCTGTTTAAAAACTTCGGCATGACGCGGCACGGGCGCGTGGTGTTTTACGACTACGATGAAATCCGGCCAATGGATGAGCTGCACTTCCGCGATGTGCCGCAGGCGCGCTATGACGAAGATGAAATGAGCGCCGAACCCTGGTACAGCGTCGGCCCGGACGATGTCTTTCCTGAAACCTTTCGCTACGCGCTGTGCAGCGAAGCCGCTACCGGCGCGCTGCTGCAACAGCTGCATCCTGAACTCTTCGAGGCGGGCTGGTGGCGGGCACAGCAGCAGCGCATCCGGCAGGGACATGTGGAGGAGACGATTGCCTGGCGTCAGGCGCAGCGCTTCAGCGTGCGCTACGCCCGCGAACTGGCTTAG
- the aceA gene encoding isocitrate lyase, with the protein MTRTQQIQQLEQAWRAPRWEGITRPYSAEEVVNLRGSVNPACTLAQRGAEKLWSLLNGTARKGYINSLGALTGGQALQQAKAGIEAIYLSGWQVAADANLAGQMYPDQSLYPVNSVPEVVQRINQTFQRADQIQWANGAQPGEAGYIDYFLPIVADAEAGFGGVLNAFELMKAMISAGAAAVHFEDQLAAVKKCGHMGGKVLVPTQEAIQKLVAARLAADVMDVPTILLARTDADAADLITSDCDDYDRPFIRGDRTAEGFFRTHAGIEQAISRGLAYAPYADVLWCETSTPDLALAQRFATAIHARYPGKLLAYNCSPSFNWKKNLDDRAIAGFQQALSEMGYRFQFITLAGIHSMWFNMFDLAHAYAQGEGMRHYVEKVQQPEFAARDKGYSFSSHQQEVGTGYFDRVTTLIQGGHSSVTALTGSTEQHQF; encoded by the coding sequence ATGACTCGTACCCAACAGATCCAGCAGCTTGAACAAGCCTGGCGCGCACCGCGCTGGGAAGGCATCACGCGTCCCTACAGCGCTGAAGAGGTCGTTAACCTGCGCGGCTCGGTCAATCCAGCCTGTACGCTGGCGCAGCGCGGGGCGGAAAAGCTCTGGTCGCTGCTCAACGGCACCGCGCGCAAAGGCTACATTAACAGCCTCGGCGCACTGACGGGTGGCCAGGCGTTGCAGCAGGCGAAAGCGGGCATTGAAGCGATCTACCTTTCGGGCTGGCAGGTGGCGGCGGATGCCAATCTTGCCGGGCAGATGTATCCCGATCAGTCGCTCTATCCCGTGAACTCGGTGCCGGAAGTGGTGCAGCGCATCAACCAGACTTTTCAGCGCGCCGATCAGATCCAGTGGGCGAACGGCGCTCAACCGGGTGAAGCGGGCTACATTGACTATTTCCTGCCGATTGTTGCTGATGCCGAAGCGGGATTTGGCGGCGTGCTCAACGCTTTTGAACTGATGAAGGCGATGATTAGCGCGGGTGCCGCAGCGGTACATTTCGAAGATCAGCTGGCGGCGGTGAAAAAATGCGGCCATATGGGCGGAAAGGTGCTGGTGCCGACGCAGGAGGCGATACAGAAGCTGGTGGCGGCACGGCTGGCGGCTGACGTGATGGATGTACCGACCATCCTGTTAGCGCGCACCGACGCCGATGCAGCCGATCTGATTACCTCTGACTGTGACGACTATGACCGGCCTTTTATTCGCGGCGATCGCACGGCGGAAGGCTTCTTCCGCACGCACGCGGGCATTGAGCAGGCGATCAGCCGCGGGCTGGCCTACGCGCCTTACGCTGATGTGCTGTGGTGCGAAACCTCGACGCCAGATCTGGCGCTGGCGCAGCGCTTCGCCACCGCCATTCACGCACGCTATCCCGGCAAGCTGCTGGCCTACAACTGCTCGCCCTCCTTTAACTGGAAAAAGAACCTCGACGACCGCGCCATTGCGGGATTCCAGCAGGCGCTGAGCGAGATGGGCTATCGCTTCCAGTTCATCACCCTGGCGGGCATTCACAGCATGTGGTTCAACATGTTCGACCTGGCGCACGCCTATGCCCAGGGAGAGGGCATGCGACACTACGTCGAGAAGGTGCAGCAGCCGGAGTTTGCGGCGCGGGATAAAGGCTACAGCTTCTCATCCCATCAGCAGGAGGTCGGGACGGGCTACTTCGATCGGGTCACCACCCTGATCCAGGGCGGCCACTCATCAGTGACGGCGCTGACCGGCTCGACCGAACAGCACCAGTTTTAA
- the aceB gene encoding malate synthase A, protein MTDTIIHSDLTFTKPFSHAEQQLFTPEAQQFLLELVTHFSAERERLLALRQQRQQRYDAGQLPDFDMETASIRESAWRIGTIPHDLLDRRVEITGPPERKMVINALNANVKVYMADFEDSLTPQWDKLMEGQQTLREAVSGTLSFTSETGKIYQLRADPAVLMCRVRGLHLEEKHVQWQGKAIPGGLFDFALYFFHNFATLLSKGSGPYFYLPKSESWQEAAWWREIFRFTEDRFGLARGTIKATVLIETLPAVFQMDEILWNLRDHIVGLNCGRWDYIFSYIKTLRQHGDRILPDRQSITMAQPFLDAYSRLLVKTCHRRGAFAMGGMSALIPAKESGRNEWVLQRVREDKQREADNGHDGTWIAHPGLADTAMAVFDAALGERKNQLDLLRESDAPVDAAQLLAPCAGERTEAGMRANIRVALRYLEAWLGGNGCVPIDGLMEDAATAEIARTSIWQWIHHQQTLSDGQPVTAESFLRMLDEERRQLNDARYDDAARLMAQITTEDELVSFLTLPGYRLIP, encoded by the coding sequence ATGACCGACACGATAATTCATAGCGATCTTACCTTCACAAAACCCTTCTCCCATGCGGAACAGCAGCTGTTCACGCCAGAGGCACAGCAGTTTTTGCTTGAACTGGTCACTCATTTCTCCGCTGAGCGGGAAAGGCTGCTTGCCCTCAGGCAGCAGCGGCAGCAGCGTTATGACGCCGGCCAGCTTCCCGACTTCGATATGGAAACCGCTTCCATTCGTGAGAGCGCATGGCGTATCGGCACCATCCCGCATGACCTGCTGGATCGACGCGTGGAAATTACCGGGCCGCCGGAACGCAAAATGGTTATTAACGCCCTGAACGCTAACGTGAAAGTTTATATGGCGGATTTCGAAGACTCGCTGACGCCGCAGTGGGACAAGCTGATGGAGGGGCAGCAAACGCTGCGTGAGGCGGTCAGTGGAACGCTCAGCTTTACCAGCGAAACCGGGAAGATCTACCAGCTGCGCGCCGACCCTGCGGTGCTGATGTGCCGCGTGCGCGGTCTGCATCTGGAAGAAAAACATGTGCAGTGGCAGGGCAAAGCGATTCCCGGCGGGTTGTTTGATTTTGCGCTCTACTTTTTCCACAACTTCGCCACGCTGCTCAGCAAAGGCAGCGGCCCATATTTCTATCTGCCGAAAAGCGAAAGCTGGCAGGAAGCTGCCTGGTGGCGCGAGATCTTTCGCTTCACTGAGGATCGCTTCGGACTGGCGCGCGGCACCATTAAGGCCACGGTACTGATTGAAACCCTGCCAGCGGTCTTCCAGATGGATGAGATCCTGTGGAACCTGCGCGACCATATTGTTGGCCTTAACTGTGGCCGCTGGGATTACATCTTCAGCTACATCAAAACGCTGCGCCAGCATGGCGACCGCATTCTGCCCGACCGGCAGTCGATTACCATGGCGCAGCCTTTCCTGGATGCTTACTCACGGCTGCTGGTAAAAACCTGCCATCGGCGCGGTGCGTTCGCCATGGGCGGTATGTCAGCTTTAATCCCGGCCAAAGAGAGTGGGCGTAATGAGTGGGTATTGCAGCGCGTGCGTGAGGATAAACAGCGTGAGGCTGATAACGGTCACGACGGTACCTGGATTGCCCATCCTGGACTGGCTGATACGGCAATGGCGGTCTTTGACGCTGCGCTCGGCGAGCGTAAAAACCAGCTCGACCTGCTGCGCGAAAGCGATGCGCCCGTAGACGCCGCACAGCTGCTGGCGCCCTGCGCAGGCGAACGTACCGAGGCCGGAATGCGGGCCAATATCCGCGTCGCGCTGCGCTATCTGGAAGCCTGGCTGGGCGGCAACGGCTGCGTGCCGATCGACGGCCTGATGGAAGATGCCGCCACGGCAGAAATCGCCCGCACCTCCATCTGGCAGTGGATCCATCATCAGCAAACCCTGAGCGACGGTCAGCCCGTCACCGCCGAAAGCTTTCTGCGCATGCTGGATGAAGAGCGACGCCAGCTCAACGATGCGCGTTACGACGACGCGGCGCGGCTGATGGCGCAGATCACCACCGAAGACGAACTGGTTTCATTTCTTACTCTGCCGGGCTATCGCCTGATCCCCTGA
- the metA gene encoding homoserine O-acetyltransferase MetA — MPIRVPDELPAVKFLRDENVFVMTSSRASVQEIRPLKVLVLNLMPKKIETENQFLRLLSNSPLQIDIQLLRIDSRESRNTPVEHLNNFYCNFDDIQHDNFDGLIVTGAPLGLVDFNDVAYWPQIQRVLHWAKEHVTSTLFVCWAVQAALNILYGIPKQTRQTKLSGVYEHQILHPHALLTRGFDDNFLAPHSRYADFPTQLIADYTDLELFAESEQTGAYLMASKDKRLVFVTGHPEYDALTLSGEYHRDYEAGLQPEVPFNYFPQDNPELPPRATWRSHGNLLFSNWLNYYVYQITPFDLRRMNPTLE; from the coding sequence ATGCCAATCAGGGTTCCCGACGAATTACCGGCAGTAAAGTTCTTACGTGATGAAAACGTGTTTGTCATGACCTCGTCGCGTGCCAGTGTTCAGGAAATCCGTCCGTTGAAAGTTTTGGTGCTCAATCTGATGCCAAAGAAGATTGAGACGGAAAACCAGTTCCTGCGTTTGCTTTCAAACTCGCCGCTACAGATCGATATCCAGCTGCTGCGTATCGACAGCCGCGAGTCGCGCAATACGCCAGTGGAGCATCTCAACAACTTCTACTGCAACTTTGACGATATTCAGCACGATAACTTTGACGGCCTGATTGTCACCGGCGCGCCGCTGGGCCTGGTCGACTTCAATGATGTCGCCTACTGGCCGCAGATCCAGCGCGTGCTGCACTGGGCAAAAGAGCACGTCACCTCAACGCTTTTTGTCTGCTGGGCAGTACAGGCGGCGCTCAATATTCTCTACGGCATCCCTAAGCAGACACGGCAGACTAAACTGTCGGGCGTCTATGAGCATCAGATTTTGCATCCGCACGCGCTGCTGACGCGTGGTTTTGACGATAACTTTCTGGCGCCTCATTCGCGCTATGCTGACTTCCCGACGCAGCTGATCGCGGACTACACCGATCTGGAACTGTTCGCCGAGTCTGAACAGACCGGCGCCTATCTGATGGCGAGCAAAGACAAGCGCCTGGTTTTCGTTACCGGCCACCCGGAATATGACGCGCTGACCCTGTCAGGCGAATACCACCGGGATTACGAAGCAGGCCTGCAGCCGGAAGTGCCTTTTAACTATTTTCCCCAGGATAATCCGGAGCTGCCGCCGCGCGCCACCTGGCGCAGCCACGGCAATCTACTGTTCTCTAACTGGCTGAACTATTACGTCTACCAAATCACGCCATTCGATCTGCGCCGGATGAATCCCACGCTCGAATAA